One Hyalangium gracile genomic window carries:
- a CDS encoding sigma-54-dependent transcriptional regulator: MQGRVLIVDDDDHLCRLLALKLKAMDFDTVFRTSGAAALTALESEEVDVVLTDLNMSGMGGLELCQRVASVRPDLPVVVLTAHGTFDSAVGALRAGAYDFAVKPPDMGALGMTLSRAVEHHRLREEVKRLRQVVAEGGQFAELLGSSPAMQRLFDLLGRVAQSESSVLIIGESGTGKEMVARALWSKGRRKDGPFIAVNCAAVPEQLLESELFGHAKGAFTDAKGARAGLFQQADGGTLFLDEIGDMPIHLQVKVLRALQERKVRPVGADAEVPVDLRLIAATNKDLESAISEGKFRQDLYFRLNVIQVDLPPLRARGADVLVLAQHFLRHFATRASKDVKGLSPEVAKALSGYSWPGNVRELQNCVERAVALTRNDHLVPDDLPERIRSFQPSHVVVASDDPSELVPMEEVERRYISRVMQAVGGNKTMAARILGLDRTTLYRKLERYGLAAEGA; the protein is encoded by the coding sequence ATGCAGGGGCGCGTGCTCATCGTGGATGATGACGACCATCTGTGTCGTCTGCTCGCCCTCAAGCTCAAGGCGATGGACTTCGACACCGTCTTCCGCACCTCCGGCGCCGCGGCCCTCACCGCTCTGGAGTCCGAGGAGGTCGATGTCGTCCTCACCGACCTCAACATGTCCGGCATGGGCGGCCTGGAGCTCTGCCAGCGCGTGGCCTCCGTCCGCCCGGACCTGCCCGTCGTCGTCCTCACCGCGCACGGCACCTTCGACTCCGCCGTCGGCGCCCTTCGCGCGGGCGCCTATGACTTCGCCGTCAAGCCTCCCGACATGGGCGCCCTGGGCATGACGCTCTCTCGCGCCGTCGAGCACCACCGCCTCCGCGAGGAAGTCAAACGCCTGCGTCAGGTGGTGGCCGAAGGCGGCCAGTTCGCCGAGCTGCTCGGCTCCAGTCCCGCCATGCAGCGCCTGTTCGACCTGCTTGGCCGCGTCGCACAGTCCGAGTCCTCCGTCCTCATCATCGGCGAGAGCGGCACTGGCAAGGAGATGGTCGCCCGCGCCCTGTGGAGCAAGGGCCGACGCAAGGACGGTCCCTTCATCGCCGTCAACTGCGCCGCCGTCCCAGAGCAGCTCCTCGAGAGCGAGCTGTTCGGTCACGCCAAGGGCGCCTTCACCGACGCCAAGGGCGCTCGCGCCGGCCTCTTCCAGCAGGCCGACGGCGGCACCCTCTTCCTCGACGAGATTGGCGACATGCCCATCCACCTCCAGGTCAAGGTCCTTCGCGCCCTCCAGGAGCGCAAGGTCCGCCCAGTCGGTGCTGACGCCGAAGTCCCCGTCGACCTGCGCCTCATCGCCGCCACCAACAAGGACCTCGAGTCCGCCATCTCCGAGGGCAAGTTCCGACAGGACCTCTACTTCCGCCTCAACGTCATCCAGGTCGACCTGCCCCCTCTTCGCGCTCGCGGCGCCGACGTCCTCGTCCTGGCTCAGCACTTCCTTCGACACTTCGCCACCCGCGCCTCAAAGGACGTCAAGGGCCTGTCTCCCGAAGTCGCCAAGGCCCTCTCCGGATACTCCTGGCCGGGCAACGTCCGCGAGCTGCAGAACTGCGTCGAGCGCGCCGTCGCACTCACTCGCAACGACCACCTCGTCCCAGACGACCTCCCGGAGCGCATCCGCTCCTTCCAGCCCTCCCACGTCGTCGTCGCCAGCGATGACCCCTCCGAGCTCGTTCCCATGGAGGAAGTCGAGCGCCGCTACATCTCTCGCGTCATGCAGGCCGTCGGCGGCAACAAGACCATGGCCGCTCGCATCCTCGGCCTCGACCGCACCACCCTCTACCGCAAGCTCGAGCGCTACGGCCTCGCCGCGGAAGGGGCCTGA
- a CDS encoding glycoside hydrolase family 44 protein has protein sequence MFALSWMKTSLVAVLTVQGCGQEMGSELLEEAAQLAPSDASDPDTSQSPPRLSVSINVNVAAGQRPISPEIYGMANATPAQLADLNIPLHRSGGNHTSRYNWQLNAFNRGSDWYFQSVPEPSATPGEAGDTFITGSRAAGAQPMLTVPMVGWVAKLGASRGKLASFSISRYGAQSDRDWQWFPDAGNGIRTNGQLVTGNNPTDASVPSTPAFQRGWVQHLVNRWGVSAAGGLRYYILDNEPSLWHATHRDVHPTGATMEQVRDRMLDYGAAVKAVDPGALLVGPEEWGWSGYLYSGYDQQYAQRNNYPPPAALPDRAAHGGWDYLPWLLDQLRRASIGTGRRALDVLSVHYYPQGGEFSNNTTQAMQLLRNRSTRSLWDPNYVDASWIADRVQLIPRLRGWVNAHYPGTRTAITEYNWGAEGHINGATAQADLLGIFGREGLDMAVRWGTPAASTPTYKAIKLYRNYDGQRSTFGDVSVSTTVPDPDTVSAFAARRSSDGALTLMVVTKHLTSGANLAVNLAGFQPGRPAQVWQLTSANTLTRKADVPLSGTSLFTSVPAASVTLFVVPAQPR, from the coding sequence ATGTTCGCACTGTCATGGATGAAGACGAGCCTGGTGGCTGTGTTGACGGTTCAAGGCTGCGGACAGGAGATGGGCTCCGAGCTGCTCGAGGAGGCGGCCCAGCTCGCTCCGAGCGACGCCTCGGACCCGGACACCTCCCAGTCCCCACCGCGCCTCTCGGTGAGCATCAACGTCAATGTGGCGGCGGGCCAGCGCCCCATCTCTCCGGAGATCTACGGCATGGCGAACGCCACCCCGGCGCAGCTGGCGGACCTCAACATCCCGCTCCACCGCAGCGGTGGAAACCACACCAGCCGCTACAACTGGCAGCTCAATGCCTTCAACCGTGGCAGTGACTGGTATTTCCAGAGCGTGCCCGAGCCCAGCGCCACCCCTGGCGAGGCCGGCGACACCTTCATCACGGGAAGCCGCGCCGCCGGGGCCCAGCCCATGCTCACCGTGCCCATGGTGGGCTGGGTGGCGAAGCTCGGCGCGAGCCGCGGCAAGCTCGCCAGCTTCTCCATCTCACGATACGGCGCCCAGTCCGACCGGGACTGGCAGTGGTTCCCGGACGCGGGCAATGGCATCCGCACCAATGGTCAGCTTGTGACAGGAAACAATCCCACGGATGCCAGCGTACCCTCCACGCCTGCCTTTCAGCGCGGCTGGGTGCAGCACCTGGTCAACCGCTGGGGCGTCTCGGCCGCGGGCGGGCTGCGCTACTACATCCTCGATAACGAACCCAGCCTCTGGCATGCAACGCACCGGGACGTGCACCCCACCGGCGCCACCATGGAGCAGGTGCGAGACCGGATGCTCGACTACGGCGCCGCCGTGAAGGCCGTGGACCCGGGCGCGCTCCTCGTCGGCCCGGAGGAGTGGGGCTGGAGCGGCTACCTCTACAGCGGGTACGACCAGCAGTACGCCCAGCGCAACAACTACCCGCCGCCCGCCGCGCTGCCCGACCGCGCCGCGCACGGTGGGTGGGACTATCTGCCCTGGCTGCTGGATCAGCTCCGCCGCGCCTCCATCGGCACCGGCCGGCGCGCGCTCGATGTCTTGAGCGTCCACTACTACCCGCAGGGCGGTGAGTTCAGCAACAACACCACCCAGGCCATGCAGCTGCTGCGCAATCGCTCCACCCGCTCACTGTGGGATCCGAACTACGTGGACGCGTCCTGGATCGCCGACAGGGTGCAGCTCATCCCCCGGCTGCGCGGCTGGGTGAATGCACACTACCCCGGCACGCGCACCGCCATCACCGAGTACAACTGGGGAGCCGAGGGGCACATCAACGGCGCCACCGCCCAGGCGGACCTGCTGGGCATCTTCGGCCGCGAGGGCCTGGACATGGCCGTGCGCTGGGGCACGCCCGCCGCCAGCACGCCCACCTACAAGGCCATCAAGCTCTACCGGAACTATGACGGCCAGCGCTCCACCTTCGGAGACGTGAGCGTATCCACCACGGTGCCAGACCCCGACACGGTGTCCGCCTTCGCGGCGCGGCGCTCCTCGGACGGAGCGCTCACCCTCATGGTGGTGACCAAGCACCTCACGAGCGGAGCCAACCTCGCCGTCAACCTCGCGGGCTTCCAGCCGGGTAGGCCGGCTCAGGTCTGGCAGCTCACCTCTGCCAATACCCTCACGCGCAAGGCGGATGTGCCCCTGTCGGGCACGTCCCTCTTCACCTCCGTGCCGGCCGCCAGCGTCACGCTCTTCGTGGTGCCAGCCCAGCCCCGCTAG
- a CDS encoding ATP-binding protein: MMTSPKTTHLSKRSMGLAMVVLASLCGVLGMDPEPLPPPPPRAYAESVSISPVRIFVLGGMALLSAYAVVALARWTYMTTTCARITSRQELERRLEEYAAALAATHEDLRDSEARKAALFEGSLDAIITLDADSRILEFNPAAERIFRVPRAQALRRDFLALGLAASATPEQRHTVVRALQADVEPGRATRLELSGLRADGSVFPAEITIIRVTAESPPRFTAYVRDISERREVERMKSEFVSTVSHELRTPLTSIRGSLGLMEGGVLGELPEPVQEMVRIARTNTERLIRLINDILDLEKIESGKLELRLQSVEVEELVEATFSGLQGMADAAKVKLSSSVHGAGQVRADRDRLIQVLTNLVSNAIKFSPAHSVVEIQAARDMQGLVRIAVKDQGPGIPPDKHAKLFGKFQQLDSSDTRSKGGTGLGLAISQAIIEQHGGHIEVHSEAGQGATFTFSLTAVRVEVGATPVVRDESRYNVLVVTADTELSTQLRGLLTEEGYRVLRAGTLEEASRLLEAGAPDVLVLEPLLPDGEGLMLARRLRSEARTRELPIVLLAEPLSTEELRMQRVAWVARPLQQERFLPALREVLRQPGQARVLLVDDDVDARRLLRSCLERLGAACYEAEDGERAVALARETPPDLIVLDVLLPLLDGFEVVDLLRQGKGRSTPLIVFTVRELSQDELRQHTLGNTRYILKRPSAEEELTRAARELLGPLLERPPSAS; the protein is encoded by the coding sequence ATGATGACCTCTCCCAAGACGACCCACCTCTCGAAGCGCTCCATGGGCCTTGCGATGGTGGTGCTGGCTTCGCTGTGTGGCGTCCTCGGAATGGACCCCGAGCCACTGCCGCCACCCCCTCCCAGGGCATACGCCGAGAGCGTCTCCATCTCTCCCGTGCGCATCTTCGTGCTGGGAGGCATGGCGCTGTTGAGCGCGTACGCGGTGGTCGCCCTGGCGCGGTGGACGTACATGACCACCACGTGTGCGCGGATCACCTCCCGCCAGGAGCTGGAGCGCCGCCTGGAGGAGTACGCCGCGGCGCTGGCGGCCACGCACGAGGATCTCCGCGACAGCGAGGCGCGCAAGGCCGCCCTCTTCGAGGGCTCGCTGGACGCCATCATCACCCTGGACGCGGACAGCCGCATTTTGGAGTTCAACCCCGCCGCCGAGCGCATCTTCCGGGTACCGCGAGCGCAGGCGCTCCGACGCGACTTCCTGGCCCTGGGGCTGGCGGCCTCCGCCACGCCCGAGCAGCGACACACGGTGGTGCGCGCGCTCCAGGCGGACGTCGAGCCCGGCCGCGCCACGCGCCTGGAGCTGTCCGGGCTGCGCGCCGACGGCTCCGTCTTCCCCGCGGAGATCACCATCATCCGCGTCACCGCCGAGAGCCCGCCACGCTTCACCGCCTACGTGCGCGACATCTCCGAGCGCCGGGAGGTGGAGCGGATGAAGAGCGAGTTCGTCTCCACCGTCAGCCACGAGCTGCGCACCCCGCTCACCTCCATCCGCGGCTCCCTGGGGCTGATGGAAGGAGGGGTGCTGGGAGAGCTCCCCGAGCCCGTGCAGGAGATGGTGCGCATCGCCCGCACCAACACCGAGCGCCTCATCCGCCTCATCAATGACATCCTGGACCTGGAGAAGATCGAGTCCGGCAAGCTGGAGCTGCGGCTGCAGTCCGTGGAGGTGGAGGAGCTGGTGGAGGCCACCTTCAGCGGCCTGCAGGGCATGGCGGACGCGGCGAAGGTGAAGCTGAGCTCCAGTGTGCATGGCGCCGGCCAGGTGCGAGCGGACCGGGATCGGCTCATCCAGGTGCTCACCAACCTGGTCTCCAACGCCATCAAGTTCTCCCCGGCCCACAGCGTGGTGGAGATCCAGGCGGCGCGAGACATGCAAGGCCTGGTGCGCATCGCCGTGAAGGACCAGGGGCCGGGCATCCCTCCGGACAAGCACGCGAAGCTGTTCGGCAAGTTCCAGCAGCTGGACAGCTCGGACACCCGCTCCAAGGGCGGCACGGGGCTGGGGCTGGCCATCTCCCAGGCCATCATCGAGCAGCACGGCGGCCACATCGAGGTGCACAGCGAGGCGGGCCAGGGCGCCACCTTCACGTTCTCGCTCACGGCGGTGCGGGTGGAAGTAGGCGCCACCCCCGTGGTGAGGGATGAGTCGCGCTACAACGTCCTCGTCGTCACCGCGGACACGGAGCTCTCCACGCAGCTGCGGGGCCTGCTGACGGAGGAGGGCTACCGCGTGCTGCGCGCCGGCACGCTGGAGGAGGCCTCGCGGCTGCTCGAGGCGGGGGCGCCGGACGTGCTCGTCCTCGAGCCCCTGCTGCCGGACGGCGAGGGGCTGATGCTGGCGCGGCGGCTGCGCTCGGAGGCGCGCACGCGGGAGCTGCCCATCGTCCTGCTGGCCGAGCCTCTCTCCACCGAGGAGCTGCGCATGCAGCGGGTGGCCTGGGTGGCCCGTCCCCTCCAGCAGGAGCGCTTCCTGCCCGCGCTGCGCGAGGTGCTCCGCCAGCCGGGCCAGGCCCGCGTGCTGCTGGTGGATGACGACGTGGACGCGCGGCGGCTGCTGCGCTCGTGCCTGGAGCGGCTGGGAGCGGCCTGCTACGAGGCCGAGGATGGAGAGCGCGCGGTGGCGCTCGCCCGGGAGACGCCGCCGGACCTCATCGTCCTGGACGTCCTGCTGCCCCTGCTGGATGGCTTCGAGGTGGTGGACCTGCTCCGCCAGGGCAAGGGGCGCAGCACCCCGCTCATCGTCTTCACCGTGCGCGAGCTGTCCCAGGACGAGCTGCGCCAGCACACGCTCGGCAACACCCGCTACATCCTCAAGCGCCCCTCGGCCGAGGAGGAGCTCACCCGCGCGGCGCGAGAGCTGCTCGGCCCCCTGCTGGAGCGTCCGCCCTCGGCCTCATGA
- a CDS encoding response regulator: MVLAMGALVLLSVLFILGRQGSPAEHLRYRSQLRALWVDSISLNDSILDARLGLASPPGSWSAQFAALRAKAEALKAYPSFLRQQDRARMDKRLGDYQQALEITQAQLAKLAELDARGADRREAVDALRTLRKHALNAQARWLVIGYFQLYDEAVERAQRAHTLLFLLALVLGGFVMAVLVRLGKTGRMLDTLNRELERRVAERTSALSAVNAELRDNAARKAAILEGSLDCIITLDEAGCILEFNPAAELTFRLPGAAAVGRDFRRLALPATLPNEAREALARALRPDAEPGRARRLELSLMRVDGSLFPAELTVFRVRGDGPILFSIYLRDISERKEVERMKNEFISTVSHELRTPLTSIRGSLGLMENGIMGTLPPQAQDMVRIARTNTERLIRLINDILDLEKIESGKLELKLQALDVSDLIDATFAGLRAMADAAQVTLRSSTAGAGPVRGDRDRLIQVLTNLVSNAIKFSPARGVVKVSATRDARGAVRFSVIDRGQGISAEQRGRLFGKFQQLDGSDTRSKGGTGLGLAISQSIVEQHGGRIEVHSDPGQGSIFTFAIPAVSMDSSSVPTVRDESRHSVLMVTADEPLHGLLRGLLKSEGYRVLRTACLQEARRMIEAGAPDALVLDNQVPDGNVLELVQHLREEPSTHQLPILVVSPHLPESEGLLAPLGVNWLVKPFDETRFLNTLRFALREPGKARVLVVDDDPSLRHILCTVLERMGVQCLEASDGDKAVALAREKPPDLIILDVNLPRMDGFEVVDLLRQGKSRTTPLIVFTGRELTLEDQRQLTLGTTCHLHKSRSSEEEMARIVKEFLNGLLPRHDGWAAVPGKVAS, from the coding sequence GTGGTGCTCGCGATGGGGGCACTGGTGCTGCTGTCCGTCCTCTTCATCCTCGGCCGGCAGGGCTCCCCGGCCGAGCACCTACGCTACCGCTCCCAGCTGCGCGCGCTCTGGGTGGACAGCATCTCGCTCAACGACAGCATCCTCGACGCCCGCCTGGGACTGGCCAGCCCCCCCGGCTCCTGGTCCGCGCAGTTCGCCGCGCTGCGCGCGAAGGCCGAGGCGCTGAAGGCCTATCCGAGCTTCCTCCGACAGCAGGATCGAGCGCGGATGGACAAGCGGCTGGGGGACTACCAGCAGGCGCTGGAGATCACCCAGGCGCAGCTGGCGAAGCTCGCGGAGCTGGACGCACGCGGGGCTGACCGGCGCGAGGCGGTTGACGCGCTCCGGACGCTGCGAAAGCACGCCCTCAACGCCCAGGCGCGATGGCTCGTCATCGGCTACTTCCAGCTCTACGACGAGGCGGTGGAGCGTGCCCAGCGCGCCCACACCCTGCTCTTCCTCCTGGCCCTGGTGCTCGGCGGCTTCGTCATGGCGGTGCTGGTACGGCTGGGGAAGACCGGGCGCATGCTCGACACGCTCAACCGCGAGCTGGAGCGCCGGGTGGCGGAGCGGACCTCGGCCCTCTCCGCCGTGAACGCGGAGCTGCGCGACAACGCCGCGCGCAAGGCCGCCATCCTGGAGGGCTCGCTGGACTGCATCATCACCCTGGATGAGGCCGGGTGCATCCTCGAGTTCAACCCCGCCGCCGAGCTCACCTTCCGCCTGCCCGGCGCCGCGGCCGTGGGACGGGACTTCCGGCGCCTGGCGCTCCCCGCCACCCTGCCGAATGAAGCGCGCGAGGCCCTGGCTCGGGCGCTGCGGCCGGATGCCGAGCCCGGCCGGGCTCGACGCCTGGAGCTGAGCCTCATGCGCGTTGACGGGAGCCTCTTCCCCGCCGAGCTCACCGTCTTCCGGGTGCGGGGCGATGGCCCCATCCTCTTCAGCATCTACCTGCGTGACATCTCCGAGCGCAAGGAGGTGGAGCGCATGAAGAACGAGTTCATCTCCACCGTCAGCCACGAGCTGCGCACCCCGCTCACCTCCATCCGTGGCTCCCTGGGGCTGATGGAGAACGGCATCATGGGCACCCTGCCCCCGCAGGCCCAGGACATGGTGCGCATCGCCCGCACCAACACCGAGCGCCTCATCCGCCTCATCAACGACATCCTCGACCTGGAGAAGATCGAGTCCGGCAAGCTGGAGCTCAAGCTCCAGGCCCTGGACGTCTCTGACCTCATCGATGCCACGTTCGCCGGGCTGCGCGCCATGGCCGACGCGGCGCAGGTGACGCTGCGCTCCTCCACCGCGGGCGCTGGACCGGTGCGCGGCGATCGCGACCGGCTCATCCAGGTGCTCACCAACCTGGTCTCCAACGCCATCAAGTTCTCCCCCGCCAGGGGCGTGGTCAAGGTCAGCGCCACGCGGGACGCGCGGGGCGCCGTGCGCTTCTCCGTCATCGACCGCGGCCAGGGCATCTCCGCCGAGCAGCGCGGGCGGCTGTTCGGCAAGTTCCAGCAGCTGGATGGCTCGGACACCCGCTCCAAGGGCGGCACGGGGCTGGGGCTGGCCATCTCCCAGTCCATCGTCGAGCAGCACGGCGGCCGCATCGAGGTCCACAGCGATCCGGGGCAGGGCTCCATCTTCACCTTCGCCATCCCGGCCGTCAGCATGGACTCCTCCTCGGTGCCCACGGTGCGCGACGAGTCCCGCCACAGCGTCCTCATGGTCACCGCGGACGAGCCCCTCCACGGCCTGCTGCGCGGCCTGCTCAAGTCCGAGGGCTATCGCGTCCTGCGCACCGCGTGCCTCCAGGAAGCGCGCCGGATGATCGAGGCCGGGGCACCGGATGCCCTGGTGCTCGACAACCAGGTGCCGGACGGCAACGTCCTGGAGCTGGTCCAGCACCTCCGCGAAGAGCCGAGCACCCACCAGCTCCCCATCCTCGTGGTGTCTCCCCACCTGCCGGAGAGCGAGGGGCTGCTGGCGCCCCTGGGCGTCAACTGGCTGGTCAAGCCCTTCGACGAGACGCGCTTCCTCAACACGCTCCGGTTCGCCCTGCGCGAGCCCGGCAAGGCCCGGGTCCTGGTGGTGGACGATGATCCGTCCCTGCGGCACATCCTATGCACCGTCCTGGAGCGCATGGGCGTGCAATGCCTCGAGGCCTCCGATGGGGACAAAGCCGTGGCCCTCGCTCGCGAGAAGCCACCCGACCTCATCATCCTCGACGTGAACCTGCCACGCATGGACGGCTTCGAGGTGGTGGACCTGCTGCGCCAGGGCAAGAGCCGCACCACGCCGCTCATCGTCTTCACCGGACGGGAGCTCACCCTGGAGGATCAGCGCCAGCTCACGCTGGGCACCACCTGTCACCTCCACAAGAGCCGCTCCTCCGAGGAGGAGATGGCGCGCATCGTGAAGGAGTTTCTCAATGGCCTGCTGCCGCGCCATGACGGCTGGGCGGCAGTGCCAGGAAAGGTGGCCTCATGA
- a CDS encoding ATP-binding protein yields MKTTVLIADDEATSRRMLEATLQRYGYSTLAVSDGEQAWRVLQGQESPTIAVLDWNMPGLDGPEICKRVRQLQGRPYVFLILITSRTDGEATVAGREAGADDFILKPFHPPDLLARIHVGERIIAAERRLASQLQRQSVLHAVAQAMAESRGLEEAIRYILQLLCEEFRWEYGALWKLGGEPGALRVVETYTSPASGLGEFESLSKAGVLQQGQALPGHVWATGRPEWLTALSHEDEGSVPRGSAARQAGLSSGCAVPLVAERELLGVLELFGRAPRPVDEDLLQLLAQIGRELAHFILRNQVQEALRVSEARTRAVIEHMPTGLVIISELGRIETMNGAAERIFGYLRDECIGQPFSLLAAEATGDRGRLLEQDKRLEPGRIWEWEGRRKNGEVFPFELALYELPVTQGYWFAAKIRDISERREVERLKNEFVSTVSHELRTPLTAILGSLSLLQGGVVGSIDPQARGLIQIAHANVERLIRLVNDILDIEKIEAGGLELRLGEVDPIQVVSTTVDGIRGMAQMAGVQLVSEVDASLRAWGDFDRVVQVLTNLVSNAIKFSPPQGTVLIRLAADGEQWVRFSVVDQGRGIAPEQRHKLFGKFQQLDGSDQRQKGGTGLGLAISKAIVELHRGRIGVESQPGKGSTFWFELPGVDASGLPAS; encoded by the coding sequence ATGGCTATTCGACGCTGGCCGTGAGCGACGGTGAGCAGGCGTGGCGGGTGCTCCAGGGCCAGGAGTCCCCGACGATCGCGGTGCTCGACTGGAACATGCCGGGGCTGGACGGGCCGGAGATCTGCAAGCGCGTCCGGCAGCTCCAGGGGCGGCCCTATGTCTTCCTCATCCTGATCACCTCCAGGACGGATGGCGAGGCCACGGTCGCCGGACGCGAGGCCGGCGCCGACGACTTCATCCTCAAACCCTTTCATCCCCCGGATCTGCTGGCCCGCATCCACGTGGGAGAGCGCATCATCGCCGCGGAGCGGCGGCTGGCCTCCCAGCTTCAGCGCCAGAGCGTCCTCCATGCCGTGGCGCAGGCCATGGCGGAGTCCCGCGGCCTGGAAGAGGCCATCCGCTACATCCTTCAGCTGCTGTGCGAGGAGTTCCGCTGGGAGTACGGGGCGCTCTGGAAGCTGGGGGGGGAGCCAGGCGCCCTGCGCGTGGTGGAGACGTACACGTCTCCCGCCTCCGGGCTCGGGGAGTTCGAGTCCCTGTCCAAGGCCGGGGTGCTCCAACAGGGGCAGGCCCTGCCGGGCCACGTCTGGGCCACGGGGCGGCCCGAGTGGCTCACCGCGCTCTCCCATGAGGACGAGGGCAGCGTGCCCCGGGGGAGCGCGGCGCGCCAGGCCGGGCTGAGCTCCGGCTGCGCGGTTCCCCTCGTGGCCGAGCGCGAGCTGCTGGGCGTGCTGGAGCTGTTCGGGCGGGCACCGCGGCCGGTGGACGAGGATCTGCTCCAGCTGCTCGCGCAGATTGGCCGGGAGCTGGCCCACTTCATCCTGCGCAACCAGGTCCAGGAGGCGCTGCGCGTCAGCGAGGCGCGCACCCGGGCCGTCATCGAGCACATGCCCACCGGGCTCGTCATCATCAGCGAGCTGGGGCGCATCGAGACGATGAACGGCGCGGCCGAGCGCATCTTCGGCTACCTGCGGGACGAGTGCATCGGGCAGCCCTTCTCCCTGCTGGCCGCCGAGGCCACGGGCGATCGCGGCAGGCTGCTCGAGCAGGACAAGCGGCTGGAGCCGGGGCGCATCTGGGAGTGGGAGGGGCGCCGGAAGAATGGCGAGGTGTTCCCCTTCGAGCTCGCCCTCTACGAGCTGCCGGTGACGCAGGGGTACTGGTTCGCCGCGAAGATCCGCGACATCTCGGAGCGGCGCGAGGTGGAGCGGCTGAAGAACGAGTTCGTCTCCACCGTGAGCCACGAGCTGCGCACCCCGCTCACCGCCATCCTGGGCTCGCTCTCCCTGCTGCAGGGCGGCGTCGTGGGCAGCATCGATCCCCAGGCGCGAGGGCTGATCCAGATCGCCCACGCCAACGTCGAGCGGCTCATCCGGCTGGTGAACGACATCCTCGACATCGAGAAGATCGAGGCGGGGGGGCTCGAGCTGAGGCTGGGAGAGGTGGATCCGATCCAGGTCGTCTCCACGACGGTGGACGGCATCCGCGGGATGGCGCAGATGGCCGGCGTGCAGCTGGTCTCGGAGGTGGACGCGTCGCTGCGGGCCTGGGGCGACTTCGACCGCGTCGTCCAGGTGCTCACCAACCTGGTCTCCAACGCCATCAAGTTCTCGCCGCCGCAGGGCACGGTCCTCATCCGCCTGGCGGCGGATGGGGAACAGTGGGTGCGCTTCTCCGTGGTGGATCAGGGGCGGGGAATCGCGCCGGAGCAGCGGCACAAGCTCTTCGGCAAGTTCCAGCAGCTGGACGGCTCGGACCAGCGGCAGAAGGGCGGGACGGGGCTGGGGCTCGCCATCTCGAAGGCCATCGTGGAGCTGCACCGGGGGAGGATTGGCGTGGAGAGCCAGCCCGGGAAGGGGTCCACCTTCTGGTTCGAGCTGCCCGGCGTGGATGCGTCGGGGCTGCCGGCCTCATGA